Proteins co-encoded in one Halostella salina genomic window:
- a CDS encoding CocE/NonD family hydrolase, with translation MTNTNVRSEVRRHTDLKIPVGSEQVTATRYEPVDTDGPSPALLMYVPYHKDDWITYGSYDPINQYLASRGYEVIVADMVGTGGATGDIDEMFVAAREGDEAADIIRWLADQSWTTGSVGMYGKSYGGITSLAAAARQPDALEAIVPIETPYMGYRNSYTYGGLHELLTIGMDWLALMQILDVKPPSRRDANGDWADTWGKRLEHVRTRKPWLFQFFDHERKNEEYWGDKDISVDKIDVPTFAVGGFRDPYAMDTVDYFEQIDAPKRLLFGPWRHTMPHRGVEEAINFREQVADWFDYFLKEEGADPLDQPTVQTWTELDGTGSNGEWEALEEWPTQSSMPDGYRMQQFDLTADGVEPTANHEGEALVTEYEFDQTVGLESTIPYRSPVSTQDTSADDARSLCFETEPLENAIKLTGSGLATVRLQSTSADPTVTVRLVDVAPDGTAHTVTVGALRAKRRNGLDAEDPLEEGREYEIEVPLNPKSHVFDAGHKLRVAISASYFPFTKPTGEHGSFVIRSSPDNPSHVQLPVGAQRDTDRIEMADPVTSPAPTPQTDGHSDVSWETARERTTNTGKVTKDFENTLNLPHVRIHESGTYEASVESDDPSSWNAVNELTMTMEYDEEVMEIHAENRLSETILEMQTTITRDDTELFDETWTRIGGE, from the coding sequence ATGACAAATACTAATGTACGCTCCGAGGTCCGCCGACATACGGATCTCAAAATTCCAGTTGGCTCTGAGCAGGTAACTGCGACGCGGTACGAACCAGTTGACACCGACGGGCCGTCACCGGCCTTGTTGATGTACGTACCGTATCACAAGGATGATTGGATTACCTATGGTTCATACGACCCGATAAACCAGTACCTTGCCAGCCGTGGATACGAGGTTATCGTAGCCGATATGGTCGGTACAGGAGGTGCAACCGGTGATATTGACGAGATGTTCGTCGCGGCAAGAGAGGGGGATGAGGCGGCCGATATAATCCGGTGGTTGGCTGACCAGAGCTGGACAACCGGGTCGGTCGGCATGTACGGGAAATCATATGGCGGAATAACCAGTCTTGCAGCGGCTGCACGACAACCGGATGCTCTCGAGGCGATCGTCCCGATCGAGACTCCGTACATGGGCTATCGAAATAGCTACACGTACGGCGGGCTCCACGAACTCTTGACGATCGGGATGGATTGGCTGGCGTTGATGCAAATTCTGGACGTGAAACCACCGAGTAGACGAGACGCAAACGGTGACTGGGCAGATACGTGGGGTAAACGACTCGAACACGTCCGAACGCGGAAGCCGTGGCTGTTCCAGTTTTTCGACCACGAGCGAAAGAACGAGGAGTACTGGGGGGATAAGGATATCTCGGTCGATAAAATCGACGTACCGACGTTCGCTGTCGGTGGATTCCGGGATCCCTACGCGATGGATACCGTGGACTACTTCGAGCAGATCGATGCACCGAAGCGACTGCTCTTTGGTCCGTGGCGTCACACGATGCCACACCGGGGCGTCGAGGAGGCGATCAATTTCCGAGAGCAGGTGGCGGACTGGTTTGACTACTTCCTGAAAGAGGAAGGAGCGGATCCTCTGGATCAACCGACTGTCCAGACGTGGACGGAACTCGATGGAACCGGATCAAACGGCGAGTGGGAAGCGTTGGAAGAGTGGCCTACGCAATCCAGCATGCCAGATGGCTACCGCATGCAACAGTTCGATCTGACTGCTGATGGGGTGGAGCCGACTGCCAACCACGAAGGCGAGGCGCTCGTAACGGAGTACGAGTTTGACCAGACAGTCGGCCTCGAATCCACGATTCCGTATCGGTCGCCCGTTTCGACGCAGGACACGAGTGCCGACGATGCCAGATCGCTCTGCTTCGAAACGGAGCCACTGGAGAATGCAATCAAACTGACGGGGTCAGGGTTGGCGACAGTTCGATTGCAGTCGACATCTGCGGATCCGACAGTGACGGTCCGTCTCGTCGACGTTGCCCCGGACGGAACTGCCCATACCGTTACGGTCGGAGCGCTTCGTGCTAAACGGAGGAACGGCCTCGACGCCGAAGACCCGCTCGAGGAGGGGAGAGAATATGAAATCGAGGTGCCGTTGAATCCGAAGTCACACGTCTTCGATGCCGGTCACAAACTCCGGGTGGCGATCTCCGCGTCGTATTTCCCCTTCACGAAACCGACTGGAGAACATGGCTCGTTCGTCATTCGGTCATCACCCGATAACCCATCACATGTCCAGCTACCAGTTGGGGCTCAAAGGGACACAGATCGGATCGAAATGGCCGACCCTGTCACGTCACCAGCACCAACGCCGCAAACGGACGGTCACTCGGATGTCTCTTGGGAAACCGCCCGGGAGCGGACGACCAATACTGGGAAAGTGACCAAGGACTTCGAGAACACGTTGAACCTTCCGCACGTGCGCATCCATGAGTCCGGCACGTACGAGGCGTCAGTCGAGAGCGACGATCCATCGAGCTGGAACGCGGTCAACGAGCTGACGATGACGATGGAATACGACGAGGAAGTTATGGAGATACACGCTGAGAACCGACTGTCGGAGACGATTCTGGAGATGCAAACAACGATCACACGGGACGACACGGAGCTATTCGACGAGACGTGGACGCGGATAGGGGGTGAGTAA
- a CDS encoding ABC transporter substrate-binding protein: protein MTTDIETLHPHKVAKTTDITMVENLGNSLYKVDSNGEIQPDIAAEMPEISDDGMTYTVPLREGVMFQDPYDRELTAEDVVENYHRILDEEYGAYGRGNYVGILVGEDIDPQNTVQATGEYEVTFELAEPYAPFLVKQASMSAFGWFTIVPMEAVDEHGRDFGALSNGVWSTGPFKYNPDESVSGSEYVFDRNPNYFKTDEEGNQLPYVDRLVYKPIPEASVRNTQIKSGDVHVSESVPATQISSVQNSDVEVREKASTARMSQWLNIVNYEPTSQKSVRKAMMHAMNREAIVETKFDGHATVSDGLFPSWHWAYDDESAVTYDSDVGKAESLLSDAGYGDGFELKCEPENQPKYVDVATILQQQFQQVGIDMSVEPVSKTAAWEPINSGPANSDWHSLIGDYTWGFSADDYAYSTFHSDAAFNYTHYANEEVDELVEEARTVTGRDERKELYSEVQNIVTDDMPKLFQLWTNVIQGHRSNVRNYRVWPSAYLGLEEVWVDG, encoded by the coding sequence ATGACGACCGACATCGAAACTCTCCATCCCCACAAGGTCGCCAAAACGACCGACATCACGATGGTCGAAAACCTTGGGAACTCCCTCTACAAGGTAGACAGCAACGGGGAGATCCAACCCGACATCGCGGCGGAGATGCCGGAAATCTCTGATGACGGGATGACCTACACGGTTCCGCTCCGTGAGGGTGTCATGTTTCAGGACCCGTACGACCGCGAACTCACTGCCGAAGACGTAGTTGAAAACTACCACCGTATCCTGGATGAGGAGTACGGCGCGTACGGACGCGGGAACTACGTGGGTATACTGGTCGGTGAGGATATCGATCCACAGAACACGGTGCAGGCGACCGGAGAGTACGAAGTAACGTTTGAACTCGCGGAACCGTACGCTCCGTTCCTGGTCAAGCAGGCGTCGATGTCGGCGTTTGGCTGGTTCACCATCGTGCCGATGGAAGCTGTCGATGAACACGGGCGAGATTTCGGTGCGCTCTCGAACGGCGTTTGGTCAACTGGCCCGTTCAAATACAATCCCGATGAGTCTGTATCGGGGTCCGAATACGTCTTTGACAGAAACCCGAACTATTTCAAGACGGACGAGGAGGGGAACCAGCTTCCATACGTCGACAGGCTTGTCTACAAGCCGATTCCTGAGGCCAGCGTTCGAAACACTCAGATCAAGTCCGGCGACGTACACGTGAGTGAGTCCGTTCCGGCAACGCAGATCAGCTCGGTTCAGAACTCGGATGTCGAGGTCCGTGAAAAGGCAAGCACGGCCCGGATGAGCCAGTGGCTCAATATCGTGAACTACGAGCCCACCTCACAGAAGTCGGTTCGGAAGGCGATGATGCACGCGATGAACCGTGAGGCCATCGTCGAGACGAAGTTCGACGGACACGCCACGGTTTCGGATGGTCTCTTCCCATCTTGGCATTGGGCATACGACGATGAATCTGCCGTTACGTACGATTCCGACGTTGGCAAAGCCGAAAGCCTTCTCTCCGATGCTGGATATGGAGACGGGTTCGAACTGAAGTGTGAACCGGAGAACCAGCCGAAGTACGTCGACGTGGCAACCATTCTCCAGCAGCAGTTCCAGCAGGTTGGTATCGATATGTCAGTCGAGCCTGTTTCGAAGACAGCAGCTTGGGAACCAATTAACAGTGGGCCGGCAAACTCGGATTGGCACTCCCTCATTGGTGATTACACTTGGGGCTTCTCGGCGGACGATTACGCGTACAGCACGTTCCACTCCGACGCGGCGTTCAATTACACCCACTACGCAAATGAGGAGGTGGACGAACTCGTCGAAGAAGCGAGAACGGTAACCGGCCGGGATGAACGGAAAGAGCTATACAGCGAAGTTCAAAACATCGTGACAGATGATATGCCCAAGCTGTTCCAGCTCTGGACGAACGTCATTCAGGGACATCGATCGAACGTTCGGAACTACCGGGTGTGGCCGTCAGCGTATCTCGGACTTGAGGAAGTCTGGGTCGATGGCTGA
- a CDS encoding ABC transporter permease codes for MSGNNQFVNYLIKRVLLGIPVLLGVSIGVFLLIKLTPGDPVNAILPTQARTPANVAQVRARLGLGEPLHVQYWSWLTNAIQGDLGYSYNLGQPVTDLILSRIWPTAQLALIAFLVALFIAVPSGVVSAVYKNTYVDHISRIFAFIGISVPAFWLGIMIILVFALFWQQLFGFGLIPAGGYVAPGDSLVEWIQYAAAPGITLGVGYAALTARMTRSTMVDVLNEEYVKTARAKGVKETVVVSVHAFRNALIPIVTVLGIQIGFLFNGSVVVEQVFQWPGLGRLLYQAVVAKDLPLIQGIILFIATIFVIANLIVDLLYAYLDPRIKYD; via the coding sequence ATGTCTGGTAACAACCAATTTGTAAACTATCTCATCAAGCGGGTCCTCTTGGGGATTCCAGTTTTACTGGGCGTTTCGATCGGGGTGTTTCTCCTGATCAAGCTGACGCCGGGAGACCCAGTTAACGCGATCCTTCCCACGCAGGCCCGCACTCCGGCGAACGTTGCACAGGTGCGAGCACGGCTTGGGCTAGGTGAACCGCTTCACGTCCAGTACTGGTCGTGGCTCACGAACGCTATCCAAGGTGACCTCGGGTACTCGTACAATTTGGGTCAACCGGTAACCGATCTGATCCTGTCCCGAATCTGGCCAACAGCCCAGTTAGCGCTGATCGCCTTCCTCGTGGCGTTGTTCATCGCAGTCCCATCCGGTGTCGTGAGTGCGGTGTACAAGAATACGTACGTGGATCACATCAGCCGGATCTTCGCGTTCATCGGGATCAGTGTTCCGGCGTTCTGGCTCGGGATCATGATCATCCTGGTGTTTGCGTTATTCTGGCAACAGCTGTTCGGATTCGGATTGATACCAGCAGGTGGTTACGTGGCACCCGGCGACAGTCTCGTCGAATGGATCCAGTACGCCGCTGCACCCGGAATTACGCTGGGAGTTGGGTACGCTGCCTTGACCGCCCGGATGACGCGTTCGACGATGGTTGACGTGTTGAACGAGGAGTACGTCAAGACAGCACGCGCCAAAGGAGTCAAAGAGACGGTTGTCGTATCGGTACACGCGTTCAGAAATGCACTGATTCCGATCGTGACCGTTCTGGGAATCCAGATCGGATTCCTCTTCAACGGGTCAGTCGTCGTTGAACAGGTGTTCCAGTGGCCGGGTCTAGGCCGCCTCCTTTATCAGGCAGTTGTCGCGAAGGACCTGCCGTTGATCCAGGGAATCATCCTGTTCATCGCGACGATCTTCGTCATAGCGAATCTCATCGTGGACCTCCTGTACGCGTACCTCGACCCACGAATAAAGTACGATTAA
- a CDS encoding ABC transporter permease has product MSSTTIDRTTISEPIRERYSQFRQTYYQLDTSARISFWIVFAIVNTAIFAPILAPYDPAALHYDASLQGPSVAHPLGADLLGRDILSRLIFGTRASLAVGVIAVGMAILIGVPLGSIAGYVGGWTDEVIMRFMDVIISIPALVLGLAIVGAIGAGIVNVIAVVAIVYSPQYARIIRGSVLSVKEEEYVEAAKNTGLGKVSILVKHVLPNSFTPVIVQGTYHVATAIILEASLSFLGLGVQPPRPTWGMMIASGRQYLPGEWWISVFPGIAIMITVLAFNILGDGLQDEFDPRSETETGGGA; this is encoded by the coding sequence ATGTCCAGCACTACTATCGATAGAACGACGATATCCGAACCGATTCGGGAGCGTTACAGCCAGTTCAGACAGACGTATTACCAGTTGGACACCAGCGCGAGAATTTCGTTCTGGATAGTGTTTGCAATCGTCAACACCGCAATCTTCGCGCCGATACTGGCACCCTACGACCCCGCGGCACTCCACTATGACGCATCACTTCAGGGGCCGTCAGTCGCACATCCACTCGGAGCGGACCTGCTGGGCCGGGACATTCTCTCCCGACTCATCTTCGGAACACGAGCCTCGCTCGCAGTGGGAGTCATCGCCGTTGGGATGGCGATCCTCATCGGTGTCCCGCTCGGGAGCATCGCGGGTTACGTTGGGGGCTGGACTGACGAAGTTATCATGCGATTCATGGACGTCATCATCTCGATCCCGGCATTAGTGTTGGGGCTGGCGATTGTCGGAGCGATCGGGGCCGGTATCGTCAACGTAATTGCGGTCGTCGCAATCGTGTACTCGCCGCAGTACGCCCGTATCATTCGCGGAAGTGTACTCTCGGTGAAGGAGGAGGAGTACGTCGAGGCGGCGAAAAACACGGGGCTCGGAAAGGTCTCGATCCTGGTCAAACATGTCCTGCCGAACTCCTTCACCCCTGTTATTGTCCAGGGGACGTATCACGTGGCAACGGCGATCATCCTGGAAGCATCGCTGTCGTTCCTCGGGCTTGGGGTTCAGCCCCCCCGACCCACCTGGGGAATGATGATCGCAAGCGGAAGACAGTATTTACCCGGTGAATGGTGGATATCAGTGTTCCCGGGTATCGCAATCATGATAACGGTACTTGCATTCAACATACTCGGTGATGGCCTACAGGACGAATTCGATCCGCGGTCGGAGACCGAAACTGGAGGTGGTGCCTGA
- a CDS encoding ABC transporter ATP-binding protein, whose amino-acid sequence MASTGDNTTQSEADRVTQNEDALLSVRGLEARFDTDEGPVRAVDGVSLEIEEGEILGIVGESGCGKSATSLSIMQLLESPGYVHGGEVKFNGMDLVSASTEELRNIRGNNISMIFQEPMSALNPVFDIGWQVGEPLRVHEDMSEAASRERALELMKKVGIPSAEDRVDSYPHQFSGGMAQRAMIAMALACEPDLLIADEPTTSLDVTIESQTLDLIEELNEQRDMGVLLVTHNLGVVAQVCDRVAVMYAGRIVEYGDVEDIFHDPRHPYTQGLLDCVPDPRETDVSPTSIEGDVPDLSDPPAGCNFAPRCQYATEECTQTDPRMQEVGDDHYSACIWEDPQ is encoded by the coding sequence ATGGCGTCAACGGGAGATAACACGACTCAGTCCGAGGCCGACCGCGTCACGCAAAACGAAGACGCGTTGCTGTCGGTCCGTGGCCTCGAAGCTAGGTTCGATACGGACGAGGGGCCGGTTCGGGCAGTTGACGGCGTCTCACTCGAGATCGAGGAGGGCGAAATCCTCGGCATTGTCGGGGAAAGCGGGTGTGGAAAGAGTGCCACTTCCCTCTCGATAATGCAACTCCTCGAATCGCCGGGATACGTTCACGGAGGTGAGGTCAAATTCAACGGAATGGATCTCGTGAGCGCATCGACGGAAGAGCTCCGGAATATCCGGGGCAACAATATCTCGATGATATTCCAGGAACCGATGTCGGCTCTTAATCCGGTCTTCGACATCGGGTGGCAGGTCGGAGAACCACTTCGCGTTCACGAGGACATGAGTGAGGCCGCCTCCCGGGAGCGCGCGCTGGAACTGATGAAGAAAGTCGGAATTCCGAGCGCAGAGGACAGGGTTGATTCGTATCCCCATCAGTTCAGCGGTGGAATGGCCCAGCGAGCGATGATCGCGATGGCACTCGCCTGTGAACCGGATCTACTCATCGCGGACGAGCCGACGACGTCACTTGACGTCACGATCGAGTCACAGACCCTCGATCTCATCGAAGAACTCAACGAGCAACGGGACATGGGTGTCCTCCTTGTTACGCACAATCTCGGTGTGGTCGCACAGGTGTGTGACCGGGTCGCCGTCATGTATGCTGGTCGGATCGTCGAATATGGAGATGTCGAAGACATCTTCCACGACCCGCGACACCCCTATACGCAAGGACTTCTCGACTGCGTTCCCGACCCGCGGGAGACGGACGTGTCGCCAACGTCGATCGAAGGAGACGTACCCGATCTCTCCGATCCGCCAGCAGGCTGTAATTTCGCGCCACGGTGTCAGTATGCAACTGAGGAGTGTACACAAACCGATCCACGTATGCAAGAGGTCGGGGATGACCATTACAGCGCCTGTATTTGGGAGGACCCACAATGA
- a CDS encoding ABC transporter ATP-binding protein codes for MTDAPLLRLDGLQKYFYENDGLLTRLRPDQEVKTVQAVDGIDLAVKEGETLGLVGESGCGKSTLARALLRLIEPTAGSVYYRGDDITEFSDRRLRSFRSDVQMVFQDPFSSLNPRYTVRETVVEPMQVHDIGDSSEDREQRAKELIERVGLDSDHLDRYPHEFSGGQRQRISIARSLAVEPQLIVADEPVSALDVSVQMQILNLLKELQDEMGLTMLFISHNLSIIRQICDRVAVMYLGEIVERAETKDLFEDPMHPYSEVLVSSIPIPDPSVDRENITLEGEVPTPINPPSGCQFHPRCPKVIPPDEWSHSQELWRRVLRLKSALDNGDVRLQAFKSGTGDGAGTTSEDEVKDAILEEYVLRTNVDGFDPIELPTDVERTLNEALDGLFSSDDPAELLDQSYSSVCEDSVPVEFDDGESRTVSCHLHDEGLKHGQQLTTTVTADEY; via the coding sequence ATGACTGATGCTCCTCTACTCCGACTCGATGGGCTACAGAAATATTTCTACGAGAATGACGGGCTTTTGACCCGCTTGAGGCCTGATCAAGAGGTAAAGACCGTGCAAGCAGTCGACGGTATCGACTTAGCAGTCAAAGAGGGAGAAACACTCGGGTTGGTCGGCGAGAGCGGCTGTGGTAAGAGTACGCTTGCCCGAGCCCTGTTGCGGCTCATTGAGCCTACGGCCGGCAGTGTCTACTACAGGGGTGACGACATCACGGAATTCAGCGACCGAAGGCTTCGCTCGTTCAGGAGCGATGTACAGATGGTGTTTCAGGACCCCTTCTCGTCGCTCAACCCACGGTACACTGTTCGAGAGACTGTCGTCGAACCGATGCAGGTGCACGACATCGGCGACTCGAGCGAGGACCGTGAACAGCGTGCAAAAGAACTCATCGAGCGGGTCGGTCTCGATAGCGACCATCTCGACCGGTATCCACACGAGTTCAGCGGCGGACAACGGCAGCGCATTTCGATCGCACGGTCGCTCGCGGTAGAGCCACAGCTCATTGTGGCCGACGAACCGGTATCGGCCCTTGACGTAAGTGTCCAGATGCAGATCCTGAATCTTCTCAAGGAACTGCAGGATGAAATGGGGCTCACGATGCTGTTCATCTCACACAACCTCTCTATTATCCGTCAGATCTGCGACCGTGTTGCAGTCATGTACTTGGGTGAGATCGTTGAACGAGCGGAGACGAAGGACCTGTTTGAGGATCCAATGCATCCTTATTCAGAGGTTCTCGTCTCGAGTATCCCGATTCCGGATCCCTCCGTGGACCGCGAAAACATCACGCTTGAGGGGGAAGTCCCGACACCGATAAACCCACCCTCCGGGTGTCAGTTCCATCCCCGGTGCCCGAAAGTGATACCCCCAGACGAATGGTCGCACAGCCAGGAGCTCTGGCGACGGGTACTCCGACTCAAATCCGCGCTAGATAACGGCGATGTTCGTCTCCAAGCGTTCAAATCGGGTACAGGAGACGGCGCTGGGACTACCTCAGAAGACGAAGTGAAGGACGCCATTCTCGAAGAGTACGTGCTTCGGACAAACGTTGATGGATTCGATCCTATTGAGCTCCCGACCGATGTCGAACGGACACTCAACGAAGCACTCGATGGACTGTTCTCCTCTGACGACCCGGCCGAACTCCTGGACCAATCCTACAGTAGTGTCTGTGAAGATTCGGTCCCGGTGGAGTTCGATGACGGTGAGAGTCGGACCGTCAGCTGTCATCTTCATGACGAAGGGCTGAAGCACGGTCAGCAACTGACTACGACTGTGACTGCTGATGAGTACTGA
- a CDS encoding tetratricopeptide repeat protein — translation MSTEYTYNDSVGSILVNAVADIALDQNALLSDDTSRTVISEAYETALRPDQRDQFKTALREVQADQQQAEVDDIVDTSIAEVSQALIQNDVKLTVEHTVTIEFDQREAWLYRVIQSGDPVGIEALELSPDVRREIKQGVDSLNAADPESAAERFTTAIGKGTTTDDKVTSRVLAAWANYLAGEPERALDFAEEALHLHTGSFTTRLVILLADHNSTDHQEQNELNSKLYIRTQANVETEGGIQIEVFGSDTGRQITSNTGYIPLSWIESETRIRFTLSGYVDSFPELHAYYLALGLVDEDRGIPRSVEKVFAEGPDSAVSTETVRFET, via the coding sequence ATGAGTACTGAATACACCTACAACGATTCAGTGGGGTCTATTCTCGTTAATGCAGTAGCCGATATAGCGCTAGATCAGAATGCGCTCCTCTCGGACGACACCTCGCGGACCGTCATCTCGGAGGCCTATGAGACAGCACTTAGGCCTGACCAACGTGACCAATTCAAGACGGCACTCCGAGAGGTACAGGCGGACCAACAACAGGCGGAGGTAGACGATATAGTTGATACTAGTATCGCTGAAGTCTCGCAAGCGCTGATCCAAAACGATGTGAAGCTAACCGTGGAACATACGGTTACGATCGAATTCGATCAGCGTGAAGCATGGCTTTATCGCGTTATCCAGAGCGGTGACCCAGTGGGTATAGAAGCTCTCGAGCTCTCTCCGGACGTTCGTCGGGAGATCAAACAAGGCGTCGATTCGTTGAATGCAGCCGATCCAGAGTCCGCTGCTGAACGGTTCACAACTGCTATCGGGAAGGGCACGACGACTGACGACAAGGTTACGTCACGAGTTCTTGCAGCGTGGGCAAATTATCTCGCTGGGGAACCTGAGCGGGCTCTCGACTTCGCTGAGGAAGCACTCCATCTCCATACTGGATCGTTTACAACTCGGCTCGTGATTCTGCTCGCGGACCACAATTCAACCGACCATCAAGAGCAGAACGAGCTCAACTCGAAACTGTACATAAGAACTCAAGCAAATGTCGAAACTGAAGGTGGTATTCAGATCGAAGTCTTTGGGTCCGATACTGGTCGGCAGATTACATCGAATACGGGCTATATTCCGCTATCATGGATCGAAAGCGAAACACGGATCCGGTTTACGCTCTCCGGCTACGTCGACTCATTCCCGGAACTTCACGCCTATTACCTGGCTCTGGGACTCGTCGATGAAGATCGAGGAATCCCGCGAAGCGTTGAGAAAGTCTTTGCCGAGGGCCCGGATTCTGCTGTGAGTACCGAAACGGTCCGATTCGAGACGTAG
- a CDS encoding helix-turn-helix domain-containing protein gives MSRASVESCNRALLQVWHEDCWGIDAADKTAAEMLMHRVHRISDGTAKGHFTVFDKKTDEIESFIDSVEQSPYTQSVNILPSQQLEYESLFGIPSTDIIVDYDTGHSVGDALISEGFINHSPVHVQGTGERWPVFIEESRDEIEARLDRIRDQVDAEITVNQIISGNQQLSHGPLPIQYNLSPKQQEVVSFARQAGYYEWPRETTVRDMCSEFSVSKTTFLEHLRKAESKIMDP, from the coding sequence ATGAGCCGTGCATCAGTAGAGTCATGTAACCGTGCTTTGCTTCAGGTCTGGCATGAGGATTGCTGGGGCATCGATGCTGCCGACAAAACAGCCGCAGAAATGCTCATGCACCGTGTTCACCGGATCTCCGACGGTACTGCAAAAGGGCACTTTACGGTATTCGACAAGAAAACGGACGAAATTGAGTCGTTCATAGATTCCGTCGAACAGTCACCGTACACTCAATCAGTGAATATTCTACCGAGCCAGCAACTGGAATACGAGTCGCTGTTTGGGATCCCTTCGACGGATATCATCGTTGATTACGACACAGGCCACAGCGTCGGAGACGCGTTGATATCAGAGGGATTCATCAATCATAGTCCTGTTCACGTACAGGGAACCGGCGAACGATGGCCAGTATTTATTGAAGAATCCAGAGACGAAATCGAAGCCCGGTTGGATAGGATCCGTGACCAGGTTGATGCTGAGATCACCGTCAACCAGATCATTTCCGGTAACCAACAGTTGAGCCACGGCCCTTTACCGATCCAGTATAATCTTTCTCCGAAACAACAGGAAGTAGTCAGCTTTGCACGGCAAGCCGGATATTACGAATGGCCGCGTGAGACGACGGTCCGAGATATGTGTTCGGAGTTTTCTGTGTCGAAGACGACTTTTCTAGAGCATCTTCGAAAAGCTGAGTCAAAAATAATGGATCCCTGA
- a CDS encoding IS6 family transposase, which translates to MPENDRLNGCLDDINLEFVEREATPRLLMKLSIQLHLAGLSLSNTVSVLDIFDVERARSTVHDWVHKADLQPEDGHSPDHVAVDETVIRLNDEQYWLYAAVDPKTNELLHTTLEPTTNKMIAHSFFRKLREKHDVDDAVFLIDGSLSLKDACSRHGLDFRYEKHGNRNSVERVFREVKRRTSSFSNCFSNADADTADDWLKSFSFAWNQLI; encoded by the coding sequence ATGCCCGAAAACGACCGCCTCAACGGGTGTTTAGACGATATCAACTTAGAGTTTGTTGAACGAGAAGCGACACCACGACTGCTAATGAAGCTCAGTATTCAGCTGCATCTCGCTGGCTTATCCCTTTCGAATACTGTTTCTGTTCTTGATATATTTGATGTCGAACGGGCACGTTCAACCGTTCACGACTGGGTTCACAAAGCCGATCTACAGCCCGAAGATGGACACAGCCCGGATCACGTCGCAGTTGACGAGACCGTGATCCGACTTAATGACGAGCAATACTGGCTGTACGCCGCAGTCGATCCCAAAACCAACGAATTACTCCATACAACGCTTGAGCCAACCACAAACAAAATGATCGCTCACTCGTTCTTCAGGAAGCTACGCGAGAAACACGACGTTGACGACGCCGTGTTTCTCATCGATGGCTCACTCTCGCTGAAAGACGCCTGTTCACGACACGGCCTCGATTTCCGATACGAAAAACATGGAAATCGGAACAGTGTCGAACGTGTCTTTCGGGAAGTAAAACGACGAACCTCTTCGTTTTCAAACTGTTTTAGCAATGCCGACGCAGACACAGCTGACGACTGGCTCAAATCGTTCAGCTTCGCATGGAATCAGCTAATCTGA